The proteins below are encoded in one region of Parvicella tangerina:
- the rpoC gene encoding DNA-directed RNA polymerase subunit beta' translates to MAFRKESKVDSSFNRIIISLASPEQILSRSNGEVLKPETINYRTYKPERDGLFCERIFGPVKDYECHCGKYKRIRYKGIVCDRCGVEVTEKKVRRERMGHINLVVPVAHIWYFRSLPNKIGYLLGLPSKKLDQIIYYERYLVIQPGIAKKEDGEELAKFDFLTEEEYLDILDTLPKENQYLEDSDPNKFIAKMGAEALYDALKNIDLDGESFALRHKANTETSQQRKNEALKRLQVIEAFRDAQDTIENRPEWMIVRVVPVIPPDLRPLVPLDGGRFATSDLNDLYRRVIIRNNRLKRLIEIKAPEVILRNEKRMLQESVDSLFDNSRKSSAVKTDKNRPLKSLSDSLKGKQGRFRQNLLGKRVDYSARSVIVVGPTLKLHECGLPKDMAAELYKPFIIRKMIERGIVKTVKSAKKIVDKKEPVVWDILENVLKGHPVLLNRAPTLHRLGIQAFQPKLIEGKAIQLHPLVCTAFNADFDGDQMAVHLPLGNAAILEAQLLMLASHNILNPANGAPITVPSQDMVLGLYYMTKPRTNTKEFPIHGEGMTFYSAEEVIIAYNEKKLSLHAPIKVKVNDVVDGEPIQRIVETTTGRVLFNENVPNEVGFINELLTKKSLRSIISRILKETDVATTAQFLDDIKEMGYYMAFKGGLSFNLADVVVPDEKEGLIQKAIEEVDEVKMNYNMGLITNNERYNQIIDIWTHTNSRLTFTLMDKLKNDQQGFNSVYMMMDSGARGSKEQIRQLSGMRGLMAKPQKSGTSGGQDIIENPILSNFKEGLTILDYFISTHGARKGLADTALKTADAGYLTRRLVDVAQDVVVNIEDCGTLRGLKVSALKKDDEIVESLFDRILGRVALFDIIHPETEEVIVEEGVEITEELAKAVEDAELEEVEIRSVLTCEQTRGVCAKCYGRNLASGKMVQKGEAVGVIAAQSIGEPGTQLTLRTFHVGGTASNIADESEIKAKHNGILEVDELRTVTKTDAEGNKVDVVIGRGAEMRIVHADSGATLMTANIPYGAQFFAKNNKKIKKGDPICKWDPYNAVILSEVEGKVKFINLIEGETYREEVDEQTGFTELVIKETRNKKMIPTIAIVDSKGEELKSYNMPVDAHIAVKEGDKISAGDIVVKIPRKAGKSGDITGGLPRVTEMFEARNPSNPAVVSEIDGIVTYGKIKRGNREVIVTAKTGETAKYLIPLSRHILAQENDFIKAGQMLSTGAITPKDILNIKGPTAVQEYIVNEIQEVYRLQGVKINDKHFEVIVRQMMRKVIIVDPGDTRFLEKAQENKWEFIQENDELWGKKVVVDPGDSENLKAGQIISMRKLRDENSLLKRNDKKTVEARDAVLATAQPVLQGITRASLHTDSFISAASFQETTKVLNQAAVGAKVDDLLGLKENVIVGHKIPAGTGIREFQNLSVGSKEEYARLVGEEETVGSMK, encoded by the coding sequence ATGGCTTTCAGAAAAGAATCAAAAGTTGACAGTAGTTTCAATAGAATCATCATTAGCTTGGCTTCGCCTGAGCAGATTTTGTCTAGATCAAATGGTGAGGTGTTAAAGCCTGAAACTATTAACTACAGAACTTATAAACCTGAGAGAGACGGTCTATTCTGTGAAAGAATTTTCGGTCCTGTAAAGGATTATGAGTGTCACTGTGGAAAATATAAAAGAATTCGATACAAAGGTATCGTATGTGATAGATGTGGTGTTGAGGTTACTGAGAAGAAGGTTCGTAGAGAAAGAATGGGACACATTAACTTGGTGGTTCCCGTTGCTCACATTTGGTATTTCAGATCGTTACCTAATAAAATTGGTTACTTATTAGGTTTACCTTCTAAGAAATTAGACCAGATTATCTATTACGAAAGATACTTGGTAATTCAGCCGGGTATTGCTAAAAAAGAGGATGGGGAAGAACTAGCTAAGTTTGATTTCTTAACGGAGGAAGAGTACCTTGATATCTTGGATACGCTTCCGAAAGAAAATCAGTATTTAGAGGATTCAGATCCTAACAAGTTCATCGCAAAAATGGGAGCTGAAGCGCTCTATGATGCGTTGAAGAATATTGACTTGGATGGAGAGTCATTTGCTCTAAGACATAAAGCAAACACAGAGACTTCTCAACAAAGAAAGAATGAGGCGTTAAAGAGACTTCAAGTAATTGAAGCTTTTAGAGATGCTCAGGATACGATTGAGAACAGACCAGAGTGGATGATCGTGAGAGTTGTTCCAGTTATTCCTCCAGACTTACGTCCATTAGTTCCATTAGACGGTGGTAGATTTGCTACTTCTGATTTGAATGACCTTTACAGAAGAGTTATCATTAGAAACAACCGTCTGAAGAGATTGATTGAAATTAAAGCACCAGAGGTGATCTTGAGAAACGAGAAGCGTATGCTTCAAGAGTCCGTGGATTCTTTGTTCGATAACTCGAGAAAATCATCTGCTGTTAAGACGGACAAAAACAGACCGTTAAAATCACTTTCTGATTCATTGAAAGGAAAGCAAGGTCGTTTCCGTCAAAACTTATTGGGTAAACGTGTGGATTACTCTGCTCGTTCGGTAATTGTTGTTGGACCAACATTGAAATTACATGAATGTGGTTTACCAAAAGATATGGCGGCTGAGCTGTACAAACCGTTCATCATCAGAAAGATGATCGAAAGAGGTATCGTGAAAACAGTGAAGTCTGCTAAGAAGATTGTTGACAAGAAAGAGCCAGTAGTTTGGGATATCTTGGAGAATGTATTGAAAGGACATCCAGTACTGTTGAACCGTGCTCCTACGCTTCACAGGTTAGGTATACAGGCTTTCCAGCCTAAACTTATTGAAGGTAAGGCAATTCAGCTACACCCATTAGTGTGTACTGCATTTAACGCAGATTTCGATGGTGACCAGATGGCGGTTCACTTACCATTAGGTAATGCTGCAATTCTCGAAGCTCAATTGTTGATGTTGGCATCGCACAATATTCTGAACCCTGCGAACGGAGCACCGATTACGGTACCTTCTCAGGATATGGTATTGGGACTTTACTACATGACAAAGCCTAGAACAAATACAAAAGAGTTCCCTATCCACGGAGAAGGAATGACTTTTTACAGTGCAGAAGAGGTGATCATCGCTTACAATGAGAAGAAACTTTCTCTTCACGCTCCAATCAAGGTTAAGGTAAATGATGTAGTTGATGGTGAACCAATTCAAAGAATTGTTGAAACAACAACTGGTAGGGTACTCTTTAACGAGAATGTTCCAAATGAAGTTGGATTCATCAATGAATTGTTAACTAAAAAGTCGCTAAGATCTATCATTAGTAGAATCTTGAAGGAGACGGATGTAGCTACAACAGCTCAGTTCCTTGATGATATTAAGGAAATGGGGTATTATATGGCATTTAAAGGTGGTTTATCCTTTAACTTGGCTGATGTTGTGGTTCCGGATGAAAAAGAAGGATTGATCCAGAAAGCGATTGAAGAGGTTGATGAAGTGAAGATGAACTATAACATGGGTCTAATCACTAATAACGAACGTTACAACCAGATTATTGACATTTGGACACATACGAACTCAAGATTGACGTTCACGTTGATGGATAAATTGAAGAATGATCAGCAAGGGTTTAACTCAGTTTACATGATGATGGACTCTGGAGCTAGGGGATCTAAAGAACAGATTCGTCAGCTGTCTGGAATGCGTGGTCTGATGGCTAAGCCGCAGAAATCTGGTACTTCTGGAGGTCAAGACATTATTGAGAATCCAATTCTGTCTAACTTTAAAGAAGGTCTTACGATCCTTGATTACTTTATTTCTACTCACGGTGCTCGTAAAGGTCTTGCCGATACCGCACTTAAGACTGCAGATGCTGGTTACCTAACAAGAAGACTGGTAGATGTTGCTCAGGATGTTGTAGTAAATATTGAGGATTGTGGAACACTCAGAGGTCTTAAAGTTTCTGCACTTAAGAAGGACGATGAAATTGTGGAGTCGTTATTCGACAGAATTCTTGGTCGTGTGGCTTTATTTGATATCATTCACCCAGAGACTGAGGAAGTGATTGTTGAAGAAGGTGTTGAGATAACCGAAGAATTAGCGAAAGCAGTTGAAGATGCAGAACTAGAAGAAGTTGAGATCAGATCTGTACTTACTTGTGAGCAAACAAGAGGTGTTTGTGCGAAGTGTTACGGACGTAACCTTGCTTCTGGTAAAATGGTTCAGAAAGGAGAGGCTGTCGGTGTAATTGCTGCACAATCGATTGGTGAGCCAGGTACTCAGCTTACGTTGAGAACATTCCACGTTGGTGGTACGGCATCTAACATTGCTGATGAATCAGAAATTAAGGCGAAGCACAATGGTATCCTTGAAGTAGACGAATTAAGAACGGTTACTAAAACGGATGCTGAAGGAAATAAAGTAGACGTAGTTATTGGTCGTGGTGCTGAAATGAGAATTGTTCATGCAGACAGCGGTGCAACATTGATGACGGCAAACATTCCTTATGGTGCTCAGTTCTTTGCTAAGAATAATAAGAAGATCAAAAAAGGAGATCCAATTTGTAAATGGGATCCATATAATGCGGTAATCTTGTCTGAAGTGGAAGGTAAAGTAAAATTTATCAACCTGATTGAAGGTGAGACGTATCGTGAAGAAGTGGATGAGCAGACTGGATTTACTGAATTAGTGATCAAGGAAACGAGAAATAAGAAGATGATTCCTACCATTGCTATCGTGGATAGTAAAGGAGAGGAGTTGAAGTCTTACAACATGCCTGTTGACGCTCACATTGCCGTGAAAGAAGGTGATAAGATTTCAGCTGGTGACATCGTTGTTAAGATTCCTAGAAAGGCTGGTAAATCTGGAGATATTACAGGTGGTCTTCCTAGAGTAACAGAGATGTTTGAAGCTAGAAACCCATCTAACCCTGCTGTTGTATCAGAGATTGATGGTATCGTAACTTACGGTAAGATCAAGAGAGGTAACAGAGAGGTTATTGTAACGGCTAAAACAGGGGAAACGGCTAAGTACCTAATTCCGCTATCTAGACATATCCTAGCACAGGAAAATGACTTCATCAAAGCTGGACAGATGCTTTCTACTGGAGCGATCACTCCAAAAGATATCTTGAATATCAAAGGACCTACAGCGGTTCAGGAGTACATCGTAAATGAAATTCAGGAAGTATACCGTCTGCAAGGAGTGAAGATTAACGATAAGCACTTTGAGGTGATCGTTAGACAAATGATGCGTAAAGTAATTATCGTTGATCCAGGAGACACTAGATTCTTAGAGAAAGCTCAAGAGAATAAGTGGGAATTCATTCAGGAGAACGATGAACTTTGGGGTAAAAAAGTGGTTGTTGATCCAGGTGACTCTGAAAATTTGAAAGCTGGTCAGATCATTTCAATGCGAAAGTTAAGAGATGAAAACTCACTGCTTAAGAGAAACGATAAGAAAACAGTTGAAGCGAGAGACGCTGTATTAGCAACTGCTCAGCCAGTACTTCAAGGTATTACAAGAGCATCATTGCATACGGATAGCTTTATCTCAGCTGCTTCCTTCCAGGAAACGACTAAAGTATTAAACCAGGCTGCGGTAGGAGCTAAGGTGGATGATCTACTTGGTCTTAAGGAGAATGTGATCGTTGGTCATAAGATCCCTGCTGGAACAGGAATCAGAGAATTCCAAAACCTATCTGTAGGCTCTAAAGAAGAGTATGCAAGATTGGTTGGTGAAGAAGAGACTGTTGGCTCTATGAAATAA
- a CDS encoding cell division protein FtsX: protein MAKRNNRFRGTVISTVLGMSLLLFLLGLLAFFGVWWNSFEREAKKDVSADIYFRDIAREVDVLKMEKELLSEPGVAMAKYVSPDSAKALLMHDLGEESFDILDGSNPLSASINVKFEMAYINLDSVKKFKQKVLKGNEVLIESVYYNEKQFMEVSSTFLDLKTPLYIIAGILLFISVSLIFFTIRLAVFSKRFTIRTMQLVGAKSSFIRRPFLINALGQGLVAGMLAILLILGFGYILLKTGMLSSWVVNLVNDPEVFKENITLYGLIFAGMVVLGIFISFFATYFALNKYIWVKTDKLY from the coding sequence GTGGCAAAGAGAAACAATAGATTTAGAGGAACTGTCATTTCTACCGTGTTGGGAATGTCTTTGCTTTTGTTTTTATTAGGACTACTAGCATTTTTTGGTGTCTGGTGGAACAGTTTTGAGCGGGAAGCAAAGAAAGATGTTTCCGCAGATATCTACTTTAGAGATATTGCTCGCGAAGTAGATGTTCTTAAAATGGAAAAAGAACTACTGAGCGAACCAGGCGTTGCCATGGCAAAGTACGTGTCGCCAGATTCTGCTAAGGCATTGTTAATGCATGATTTGGGGGAAGAATCGTTTGATATTCTTGATGGGTCAAACCCACTTTCAGCAAGTATCAATGTGAAGTTTGAAATGGCATATATTAACCTGGATAGTGTCAAGAAATTCAAACAAAAGGTGCTTAAAGGAAATGAAGTGCTGATTGAATCTGTGTATTATAACGAAAAGCAGTTTATGGAAGTGTCAAGTACTTTTCTTGACCTTAAAACCCCACTCTATATTATTGCAGGAATCCTACTGTTCATCTCAGTGTCGCTCATCTTTTTTACGATTCGATTGGCCGTTTTTTCTAAACGTTTTACCATTCGAACAATGCAACTTGTGGGCGCAAAATCTAGCTTTATAAGGCGACCATTTTTGATAAATGCGCTTGGGCAAGGCCTAGTTGCTGGAATGTTAGCCATTCTATTAATCCTGGGGTTTGGATATATTTTACTGAAAACAGGAATGCTTTCTTCTTGGGTCGTGAACCTCGTTAATGACCCTGAGGTGTTTAAAGAAAATATCACACTATACGGACTCATCTTTGCCGGAATGGTCGTTTTAGGAATTTTTATAAGTTTCTTTGCTACCTACTTCGCCCTGAATAAGTATATTTGGGTCAAAACTGATAAACTTTATTAA
- the uppP gene encoding undecaprenyl-diphosphatase UppP: MEEIIKSIILGIIQGLTEFLPVSSSGHLEIGKAILGNNLSAEESMMMTVVLHFATALSTVVIFRMDVIEIIQGLFKFKRNEEFDFSVKIILSMIPAALVGVLWDDLIETFFDGRILLVGFMLIVTGVLLIFADKAKKTEKNVSFLAAIVIGVSQAIAILPGISRSGATISTSVLLGIDRERAARFSFLMVVPLIFGKIAKDLVSDELTTEGLNVLALSVGFIAAFVTGLLACTWMIKLVKNSKLSYFAYYCFIVGLIAIVYKFVA, from the coding sequence TTGGAAGAAATCATTAAATCCATTATCCTTGGAATCATTCAGGGGTTGACCGAATTCTTGCCGGTTAGTAGTAGTGGACATTTAGAAATTGGAAAAGCAATCTTAGGAAACAACCTTTCTGCTGAGGAAAGCATGATGATGACCGTTGTTTTGCATTTTGCCACAGCATTGAGTACCGTTGTCATTTTTAGGATGGATGTCATAGAAATTATTCAGGGGCTATTCAAGTTTAAAAGAAATGAGGAGTTTGATTTTTCGGTCAAGATCATTTTGTCTATGATTCCTGCCGCTTTGGTTGGTGTGCTCTGGGATGACTTGATCGAAACATTTTTTGACGGAAGAATCTTGCTCGTAGGATTCATGTTGATCGTAACCGGAGTGTTGCTGATCTTTGCGGATAAAGCAAAAAAGACAGAAAAGAATGTGAGTTTTCTAGCCGCCATAGTTATCGGAGTGTCACAGGCTATCGCAATTCTTCCAGGGATTTCAAGATCAGGTGCTACGATATCTACCTCGGTCCTTTTGGGAATCGACAGAGAACGTGCTGCTCGATTTTCTTTTTTAATGGTCGTACCTCTTATCTTTGGTAAGATAGCGAAGGACTTGGTAAGTGATGAATTGACAACAGAAGGATTAAACGTCCTTGCACTTAGTGTGGGCTTTATTGCAGCCTTTGTTACTGGACTTCTCGCATGCACTTGGATGATCAAGTTAGTAAAGAACAGTAAATTGAGTTATTTCGCTTACTACTGTTTCATTGTTGGTTTAATAGCTATCGTCTATAAATTCGTTGCCTAA
- the truB gene encoding tRNA pseudouridine(55) synthase TruB, whose product MISPKKYDFAAGEVLLVDKPLNWTSFQVVNKLRYPLKKLYKKKRFKVGHAGTLDPLATGLLVICTGKMTKSINGFVQDAKVYTGIIKLGATTPSFDLETEIDKTYPVDHITPGRVEEVRKQFLGEQEQVPPVFSAKQIDGKRAYEYAREGKEVKMRVAQICIHELELDFKNGDELHFEVNCSKGTYIRSLANDIGKALNSGGHLIELRRTQSGDFNIKDAKSVEEWVKIIKSTQLENL is encoded by the coding sequence TTGATTTCCCCAAAGAAATATGATTTCGCTGCGGGAGAAGTATTGTTGGTGGACAAACCGCTTAACTGGACCTCTTTTCAAGTGGTCAATAAATTACGTTATCCGCTCAAGAAGCTATATAAAAAGAAACGTTTTAAAGTAGGCCATGCAGGTACTTTGGACCCGCTTGCAACTGGATTACTGGTGATTTGCACAGGAAAAATGACCAAGTCGATCAATGGCTTTGTTCAAGATGCTAAAGTCTATACTGGTATTATTAAACTTGGGGCGACAACACCTTCTTTTGACTTAGAAACCGAAATTGACAAGACCTACCCAGTAGATCATATCACCCCAGGAAGAGTAGAGGAGGTGAGAAAACAGTTTTTAGGTGAGCAGGAACAGGTACCACCAGTTTTTAGTGCCAAACAGATCGATGGTAAGCGAGCCTATGAGTATGCTCGTGAGGGAAAAGAAGTGAAGATGAGGGTGGCTCAAATTTGTATCCATGAGCTTGAGTTGGACTTCAAAAATGGAGATGAGCTACACTTTGAAGTGAATTGTAGCAAAGGAACCTATATTCGTTCTTTGGCAAATGATATTGGTAAAGCATTAAATTCAGGCGGACATTTGATCGAATTGAGAAGAACGCAAAGTGGTGATTTCAATATTAAAGATGCAAAATCGGTAGAGGAGTGGGTGAAGATTATTAAAAGTACTCAATTAGAAAACCTCTGA
- a CDS encoding aldehyde dehydrogenase family protein has product MNPYQDLYHKQKTHFATAVKHATLWERKQKLKALKKWIKEHDEMIISALQKDFKKTREEVMISEIKPVIGEIRDAIHNIRYWARDEYKKTPLALLGTKAKVIKEPKGVALIIAPWNFPFNLAIGPLVSAIAAGCCAVVKPSEHTPHAEKVIQQLINDVFDEKEIACVTGGVPETTNLLELNWDHIFFTGSPMVGSIVMKAASKHLTSVTLELGGLNPVVIDERANLKDAARKLMWGKYLNCGQSCVSINYVLVHQSIKEKFNTELVKAYEKRFGTEASSKNDFARIVNTNHFERVKNLVDSSVEEGAKVIKGGTFDESDNYIAPTIIDGINEDSAIFKEEIFGPILPLMTYNTIDEAIKIINKNEKPLALYVFTRSNKFAKNIINHTSAGTTVINDTTLQFVHPNLPFGGVNHSGIGKAHGEYGYKEFTNERALLKQRRGLTSAMLIYPPFNGFKRFVVKVVTWWL; this is encoded by the coding sequence ATGAATCCATACCAAGATCTCTACCATAAGCAAAAAACACATTTTGCAACTGCGGTAAAGCACGCTACCCTTTGGGAGCGTAAGCAAAAGTTAAAAGCGCTCAAAAAGTGGATCAAGGAGCATGATGAAATGATCATCTCGGCACTTCAGAAGGATTTTAAGAAAACGCGAGAAGAAGTCATGATCTCTGAGATCAAGCCTGTTATTGGAGAGATCCGAGACGCCATTCACAACATTCGATACTGGGCAAGAGATGAGTATAAAAAGACGCCACTTGCTCTGTTAGGAACAAAGGCTAAAGTGATCAAAGAACCGAAAGGTGTAGCCTTGATCATTGCTCCATGGAACTTCCCTTTCAATTTAGCTATCGGACCGTTAGTATCTGCAATTGCGGCTGGCTGCTGTGCGGTAGTAAAACCCTCTGAACATACTCCACATGCTGAAAAGGTGATTCAGCAACTGATCAACGATGTTTTTGACGAAAAAGAAATTGCTTGTGTAACAGGAGGAGTACCTGAGACTACCAATTTACTCGAGCTGAATTGGGATCACATCTTCTTTACAGGAAGTCCCATGGTAGGTTCAATCGTGATGAAAGCTGCATCGAAGCACCTCACTTCTGTTACGCTAGAGTTGGGAGGCTTAAATCCAGTAGTGATTGATGAGCGAGCTAACCTTAAAGATGCTGCCAGAAAATTAATGTGGGGTAAGTATTTGAATTGTGGCCAGTCATGTGTTTCGATCAATTATGTTCTTGTTCATCAATCGATCAAAGAGAAATTTAATACTGAACTCGTCAAGGCATACGAAAAGCGATTTGGAACTGAGGCGAGTTCTAAAAATGATTTTGCTCGAATCGTCAACACCAATCATTTTGAGCGTGTAAAAAATCTTGTTGACTCCTCTGTGGAAGAAGGAGCTAAGGTAATCAAAGGTGGAACCTTCGATGAAAGTGACAATTATATTGCTCCTACCATTATCGATGGAATTAACGAAGACTCAGCAATATTCAAGGAAGAAATATTTGGACCTATCCTCCCGTTAATGACTTACAACACGATTGACGAAGCGATCAAGATCATTAACAAGAATGAAAAACCACTGGCGCTGTACGTGTTTACCCGATCGAATAAGTTTGCGAAGAACATCATCAACCACACTTCTGCTGGCACAACCGTAATCAATGATACCACTTTACAATTTGTTCATCCGAACCTACCTTTTGGTGGAGTGAATCACAGTGGGATTGGTAAAGCACATGGAGAATATGGTTACAAAGAATTCACCAATGAAAGAGCCTTGTTAAAACAACGTAGAGGATTAACCTCTGCCATGTTGATCTACCCACCTTTTAATGGATTTAAAAGGTTCGTTGTAAAGGTGGTAACTTGGTGGTTGTAA
- a CDS encoding DUF3098 domain-containing protein — protein MSKEELGLALPKKNYYYIIAGVVVVLIGFVLMAGGGSDDPMVFDKEELFSFRRITLAPFMVILGYGIVVWGILKKPQEEIVKVDPEVAEKLSERAKKKEVKEDDKPFNEDVID, from the coding sequence ATGAGCAAAGAAGAATTAGGATTAGCCCTGCCCAAAAAGAACTATTATTACATTATTGCTGGAGTAGTCGTAGTGTTAATTGGATTTGTCTTAATGGCAGGAGGAGGTTCTGATGATCCTATGGTCTTTGATAAAGAAGAACTATTCTCATTTAGAAGAATCACCTTGGCACCGTTTATGGTAATTTTAGGATACGGTATTGTTGTCTGGGGAATTCTTAAAAAGCCACAAGAAGAGATCGTTAAGGTAGATCCTGAGGTAGCCGAAAAGCTTAGCGAAAGAGCTAAGAAGAAAGAGGTGAAGGAAGATGATAAGCCATTTAACGAAGACGTTATCGATTAA
- a CDS encoding carboxypeptidase-like regulatory domain-containing protein: MRVFLLYILSSIALSPFSQIEGLIYNRTTNLPLSFANIGLVGSTKGCVSNEDGQFSLNVSDDLSTLRIRISAVGIESIELPASSISESDTIWVKEKTTTLAELKVYNNLPPAIEMVRISLNKLPDLGYWKRYALNTFYRHYCAEKDIYGRLIEAAVTLTDNKGHKKKVEKPADKIGVNVTELRKSYDFTTNFDEHEPISIYSTLKYDVMSYPTILSFYPEEYNFRLVDTSFIDSKMLWVIQYNYDQISRVKTDTVREHSSGKIYINSEDYGVYLIEEHKEGTIEKTYETQSMIIDWRVQYQKYEGHYFLKYISETSTSFEEVRSTDQEVVQSKDHKAHVEMMVNEIQLFDVQKNTKTEPQKDELDAMEYHADFWNKYTVLKNTPLDDKIRVDLAKRAELEQQFEGN; encoded by the coding sequence ATGCGAGTGTTTCTTCTATACATATTATCAAGTATTGCGCTATCACCATTTTCCCAGATTGAAGGGCTGATCTATAATCGCACCACTAACCTCCCTCTGTCCTTTGCCAATATAGGTCTTGTTGGTAGTACTAAAGGTTGTGTTTCAAATGAAGATGGACAGTTCAGTTTAAACGTATCAGATGATCTTTCTACCTTGAGGATTAGAATTAGTGCAGTTGGCATTGAATCAATTGAATTACCCGCTTCTTCCATTAGTGAATCAGACACGATTTGGGTTAAAGAAAAGACGACCACCTTAGCTGAACTGAAAGTCTATAACAACCTTCCCCCAGCCATTGAAATGGTGAGAATATCACTGAATAAACTGCCCGATCTCGGTTATTGGAAACGCTATGCGTTAAACACTTTTTATCGTCATTATTGTGCTGAAAAGGATATTTACGGGAGACTTATTGAAGCTGCTGTTACATTAACGGACAATAAAGGTCACAAGAAGAAAGTGGAGAAGCCTGCTGATAAGATTGGGGTTAACGTGACGGAACTGCGTAAATCCTACGACTTCACAACCAACTTTGATGAGCATGAACCTATTAGTATTTACAGTACCCTGAAGTACGATGTGATGAGCTATCCCACCATCTTGTCTTTTTACCCTGAAGAGTACAATTTTAGACTAGTGGATACCTCGTTTATAGATAGCAAAATGTTGTGGGTGATTCAATATAATTATGATCAGATTTCACGGGTCAAGACGGATACCGTACGAGAGCATAGTTCTGGAAAAATCTATATCAATTCAGAGGATTACGGTGTCTACTTGATCGAAGAGCATAAAGAAGGAACCATAGAAAAAACCTATGAAACACAAAGTATGATAATTGACTGGCGGGTCCAATACCAAAAGTACGAAGGACATTACTTCCTAAAATATATTTCAGAAACGTCCACATCTTTTGAAGAAGTACGCTCTACTGATCAGGAGGTCGTGCAATCTAAGGATCACAAAGCTCATGTGGAAATGATGGTCAATGAGATTCAGCTTTTCGATGTACAGAAGAATACAAAGACAGAACCTCAAAAAGATGAACTGGATGCAATGGAATATCACGCAGATTTTTGGAATAAATATACGGTTTTGAAAAACACACCACTCGATGATAAGATCAGAGTGGACTTGGCAAAGCGAGCTGAACTTGAACAACAATTTGAGGGGAATTAA